In Ruania zhangjianzhongii, the following proteins share a genomic window:
- a CDS encoding aldose 1-epimerase family protein, whose protein sequence is MASTALPGAGERILVRGDQKAIIVEAGAGVRNYTVEGVHVLAGYRPERVSPSARGQWLVPWPNRIRGGKYTVDGEEHVLPIQDPEPDSAIHGLARWVPFQVLDQDADRVDLGAVLPARPGYPWPLEMRVSWQLTVEGLRSRLTVRNLASEPVPFGAGTHPYLSAGGSLRELINAGDITIPGATRLTGENAFLTERKAVDEDDDFRTARRIGNHHLGLYTDLERDSDGLARVVFDREDGWQVSLWQDESWPFVLLYTADQVSDSEGRRTSVAVEPMTCAVDAFNSGDGLITLEPGEEFTGSWGISVRQPG, encoded by the coding sequence ATGGCCAGTACTGCACTGCCCGGAGCGGGCGAACGTATCCTTGTCCGCGGAGACCAGAAGGCGATCATCGTCGAGGCCGGCGCCGGGGTGCGCAACTACACCGTCGAGGGCGTGCACGTGCTCGCCGGGTACCGGCCCGAGCGGGTCAGCCCCAGTGCCCGCGGTCAGTGGCTGGTGCCGTGGCCGAACCGGATCCGCGGCGGGAAGTACACCGTCGACGGCGAGGAGCACGTGCTGCCGATCCAGGACCCGGAGCCGGACTCCGCCATCCATGGGCTGGCCCGGTGGGTGCCGTTTCAGGTCCTCGACCAGGATGCCGACCGGGTGGATCTGGGCGCCGTGCTGCCGGCCCGGCCCGGGTACCCCTGGCCACTGGAGATGCGGGTCTCCTGGCAGCTGACTGTCGAAGGGCTCAGGTCGCGCCTCACCGTCCGCAACCTCGCTTCCGAACCGGTGCCGTTCGGCGCGGGCACCCATCCCTACCTGAGTGCCGGAGGCTCACTGCGCGAGCTGATCAACGCCGGCGACATCACCATCCCGGGGGCTACCCGCCTCACCGGCGAGAACGCGTTCCTCACCGAGCGCAAGGCCGTCGACGAGGATGACGACTTCCGCACCGCCCGCCGGATCGGCAACCACCACCTCGGCCTCTACACCGACCTGGAGCGAGACTCCGACGGCCTGGCCCGCGTGGTCTTCGACCGCGAGGATGGCTGGCAGGTGAGCCTCTGGCAGGACGAGTCCTGGCCGTTCGTGCTGCTCTACACCGCCGACCAGGTCAGCGACTCCGAAGGCCGGCGCACCTCCGTAGCGGTGGAGCCGATGACCTGCGCCGTAGACGCCTTCAACTCCGGGGACGGGCTGATCACCCTGGAGCCGGGCGAGGAATTCACCGGAAGCTGGGGGATCAGCGTGCGTCAGCCGGGCTGA